A region from the Brassica napus cultivar Da-Ae chromosome C8, Da-Ae, whole genome shotgun sequence genome encodes:
- the LOC106414536 gene encoding PLAT domain-containing protein 2, with product MATNSVVASADQTCTYTINVQTGTRADSGTDAVIGIVLADQSEEYIEIKDLVNWGGKMPEGHDYFENGNLDIFSGTERCLPGPVCFMRLNSDNSGYKPGWYVVYVDVTTSKPGSVSKHQRFTVEQWLAVDEPPNQLYAERSNCPV from the exons ATGGCCACCAACTCAGTCGTTGCATCGGCGGAC CAAACTTGCACCTACACAATCAATGTCCAAACCGGAACAAGAGCCGACTCCGGCACAGATGCGGTCATAGGGATTGTACTGGCCGATCAATCCGAAGAGTACATCGAAATTAAAGACCTAGTGAATTGGGGTGGGAAAATGCCAGAAGGTCACGACTACTTTGAAAACGGTAATCTGGACATTTTCAGTGGGACGGAGCGGTGTCTTCCGGGCCCAGTATGTTTTATGAGACTAAACTCTGACAACTCCGGCTACAAGCCGGGATGGTATGTTGTGTACGTGGATGTAACGACGAGCAAGCCTGGAAGTGTGAGCAAGCATCAACGCTTCACAGTGGAGCAGTGGCTTGCCGTCGATGAGCCGCCGAATCAGCTATATGCCGAGCGGAGCAACTGCCCTGTCTGA